The genomic region TTATcgttcataaattataatcttttgtgTGTTAtaacagatatatatgtatatatatatttgacaaataatgattatgaTTCCAGATTACGTTTAATCTGCAAAcagcttttaatattaaagatgttTGATGAGATTGTAGCGTGATCGATTTTCGaagcattttttttgttacctTCTAAAGAAAAGATGCGAGCAACCACGTTTAAACTATTGAATAGATTCGGTCTTCACGTTTACAATATCTGCCCATATGCAATAATACTATTTAGATTATAATGATAAGCACGCCTCAGGTCTTTCAGGACCGTTATGTAGTGACAAATAtgtcttttgtatttttaatgcaaatgaCAGATAGTCAGACAGTAGACAGATGATTCGTCCACGAGGGAGCATCTTGGTAATTatctttgtctcttttttgCGACACCGTCAATTATCGATGCATCGGTTTATAGCTTTTACTCATGActtcaaagataaaaagaaatgtgacGGGAATAAGCAATGAATAATTTCTATTGATCGATTACTGTTAAGGTGGGAGTCACTCGATAATACATAGAATTTTACAGTCTTACTAAGACCTTTCAATCAACCATAACCAAAGTAACATTATCGAGAGTATTgcaatagaaaattttgacGCATCTTTTAAATGATGATGAAAAATCTAATGTTTCATCAGTATAACCGTATGAGTTTAATCGTTTCGATAATTAGTTTCAACGATATCAACTgcttacaataaatattagaattaaataatttcaagttaacgtaaacatatcttttttgtaaaatgtagtGATGTATGtacctataatatttatactgagaaaaaaagaagtaaacTAAAGTTAATGATAAATCACGTTGATATTGTCGCGTTGTCAAGCTGACTTTTATTCAATTGACTCAATGAAGAACAATATAGGGTCGATGAATACCGTGTGTCACTCCGTGGAGTTCGGTCTGCGTGCAATTGGCGTATGGCCGGGCACGTCGTATGCAATTTTACGGCGATTCCTCTCTATATTCTCAATGGCGCTGTTTCAGACCTTTCAGTATCAGCATTTGATCGCACACTTCGGCGAAGAGAGTTTACCGCTCCTCATGGACGTACTAAGCGCAACGCTTACTTATAGCCTTCTGCTTGTCAAGCTCATTATTTTAGCTTTCAATGCACGGTAAGCTTTCTTTGTTGCAAAATATACTGAGCACAGAATTAAGTCTGGATAGCGAGTACAGTCAGATCGCGTACATCCTAGAttcgaaaattacaaaaagggaaatataattaaaaaattttacataatttttatactgaattatttttatttatatcaactgCAACAAATGCATAGTTTAATCAgtcaatatttttccaaataatcCGTTATAGGTTGCTGGGTGAAATTGTAACGGTCATAATCGACGATTGGAAGGAGCACGAAGTTTCAGATAACTACACGATGACAAGAATAGCCTACATATCTAGTCGTCTTTCCAACTTTATAATCGTCTCGAGCGCGATGTCGGTGCTCTTTTACGCGACCGGCACCTTATTGAGGCAAAAAACTGATAATCAAACCGACACTCGAGAACTCATCCTCAAAATGGAGTTACCATTTGCGATTGAAAGCACATCGGTATATGTAGCTGTTCTAGTTATACAGTTTATTCATCAGACAAGTGCGGCTAGTATGGCCGGTGTTTTGAACTCCTTACTGATAACATTGGTAAGTGCATTTTCTCGTGAAAACGTCGGTGTTTctgaaaatgatttaaaaatataagtacatgtgtattatcaaaaaaaaatcaaaattaatcttagaaatttattaataaatagtagatgaaaattaaaactatatcaaacgttattttgtttatcagaaaaaaattaattaaaactgagATGACAGAAGACTATAATATATCCAGTTTTTTTCTCTGAACTTATTAGAAATGTGTAAGAGAAAAGAcaatacgatttaataatttttcatttcaaaaatcaaaatattaaatcgaacaagcattaatttttattaaataaataaagtacatGTTAAAATGAATTGATTGTATTTCGTAATGGTTTAGGTTCTTCACGTGGGTGGACAGATTGACATAATGCGAGAAAGATTGAGTAAAATCACACGGAAAAATATCGAGCGAGATGCAAATGACAGCATCGTAAAAACGCTGATCGTCCGACATCAGAGAATTATTTCGTTCTCCAAGAACATCGAGACACTGTTCTCGAACATCGCGCTGATACAATTCGTATCGAATACTTTGGTTATCTGCTGCCTAGGATTTATCATTGCGATCGTGAGTACAATGAAGTGACATAATCTTTTCGGGACACAAggcatttttgaaaatttcagtCTATCGGTGTCCCAGGCGGATCGTCAGTGTTAGTGAAATCCGtgttattttacattcttattAGTTTAGAAGCATTTATACTTTGTTTTGTCGGAGAACATCTCAGTACGAAAGTCAGTATATActattttcaaacatattGAACACGATGTATACTATgttatatgagaaaaatttcacGTAAAATTATAGAGTGAAATGATCGGCGACGCAGCGTATGAATCACTTTGGTACGAATTAAGCTCGAATCAGAATCGAGATATCTTTATCATGATTCTAAGATCGCAGAAGCAGTTGACGCTCACGGTCGGAAAGATCATGGACCTTTCCTTGAAGCAATTTGCTAGCGTAAGActttaatgtgaaaaaaataaaggcgtgagttatttatgcaaaaaaggTTAACGTAAATGAAGTTTTATTAACTAATGACATTTTCCAGTCACTTAATCGCGGcatgatatatgtattcacACATATAACAATCATAATTGCTTCTGTCATGTTGTAGATCGTGAAAGCTTCGGCGTCATACATGTCGGTACTACACGCGATGTATTGAAGCCCTaacgtatattatatctttgcgTGCAAAAGGAAATAGTACTTTTACTACCGCCAACCGTTTACACGATTAGCAATTTTCTTAGTTAGAGACATGTATAGATGAGCAAAGACCGTTTACTGAAATACATCAAGttcttataaaacaaattacttGATTCTCTGACTCGAGATGTATTTGGAtaagatcaaaataaaaacatttaattaacgattaaatttagttttatgtCAAAGAGTgccattttactttaaaaaatataaaatcgtgagaaaaatatataaatatataagtacatagatacatatagaaaaaatattacataaaaataattttatatattgcctgttttcttctcttttattttatataaataatgttatacattACGATAAAACgacgaaaaaatattctctacaAAATTAtagttgtatattttgtattatacagAAAACAcatatttcacaaataatgTTTGGTCCATATTAAATAACGCGCAGCTGCATTCAGTTACTGCCGCGAGATTCTGACTTTAATAGAAAAACTGCTTGATAATGACTAATCTTCCAAGTTTCTAATTGTCTTTCAGGAGAAAGATGCAACCGAAAAAAGATACAAGTTCAAATGGATAATTAGAATCgacttttacatttattatatttattatatttagtcgTGTACATTgtcaattatttgaattatacgGAATTATAATATCGAGTACAGCACGTCTTTCAGTACATAGTGTAGTGAACTTTTGCGTTgcatttttaatgcaaatgaCAGTGAACGAGCAATGCGTACAGGACAGAAGCATGGACGTCTTCACGTGGCTGTTCTTTTTTTGCAACCGCTAATAATCATTGGAGAAATAtcggtttatttttttcgcgacTTCCAAGATAGAAATACGTAATGGACGATCTTTACCGGTCGGCTTTGGCAGAGTGGGAGTTGCACGAGTGCTTAATCCACAGAAAATTATACAGTCTTACTCAGACCTTTTGAGCGACTTCCCCCACTGGTCATGCTGAGACCGGAAGTTTCGAGGCTCCTCTTCTAACTGATCACCTTACGAGATTTTACGTGCTATCGCGTTTTAGTTTCAGTGCAAATTACTTAAGTTACGTTGTAACAACTGTAAGAAGTAGATAATCCCGGGCTTGCGCAAGTCTTGTTTCCTTCTGTATTATAGTCTTATCCGTATAATATAAACCGAGAGAGAAAACCAAGTTAAGATTAGTGCTACCGTGTCGTAAGTCTGGCTTATTCTGGCACGATGAGTAACAAGATGGGCTCAATGAGTACCGTGTGTCACTCTGTGCAGTTCGGCCTGCGCATAATCGGCCTATGGCCGGACACGTCATACACAATTTTGCGTCAAATTTTGTGCATATCCTCGATGGAGGcagtatttcaattttttcagtaTAAATACTTGATCATGCATTTTGAAGAAGATCTTTTTATCCTGATGGAAGCATTGAGTAATACTGTGGCTTACAGCCTTCTATCTGTCAAGCTGGTAGTTTTCGCGTTCAATACTCAGTAAGCTTTCTCACAGCAAAGTATAGTGAGATCTGCAAAACGAggaaatcttgaatttttatccTAGAGTTGAATAATTgtgaattgtaaaaattttacttttctgcTCTTCTTCAAATACGTATACGTTTTCACTCTGCTCCGTTTCGTAATGatatttcgcaaaataatCCATGTTGATGCTTTATACGTGCTgtttatttcttcaaatattatagtttGCTGAATGAAATCCTAGCACACATGGCCGAGGACTGGAAGGGACGTGACGTCTCGGAAGAATACACAATGACCAGAATAGCTGACGTTTCTCGTCAATTCTCCAACTTGATAATGTCCATGTACGCGATAACGGTGTTTCTCTACGCTACCAGTACtgtgtttaaatttaagaGTGACAATCAGACCGATTCTCGAGAGCTCATTCTTAAGATGGAGTTGCCTTTTGAGATCAAAAACACATCAGTGTATATCGCTGTTTTACTGATACAGTTTGTTCATAACACAAGTGCGGTTAGTTGCGAAGGCATGTTCAACTCGTTGATAATAACAGTAGTAAgtctttttgttaatttatcgATGTTTCTATAAAGGAAGATAGCTAAGATGTGACAtcattgagaaaaatatattaagcgAAATCAAACAACAagttcatattaataattaatgcgttttttcttttttaatccgagaaaataaactaataatacaAGCTACGCAGCGAACTTTCGTGCTTCCTATATGGGCTGTAAAATTGAAGCAAATATCGTGACATTTAGATGCTTCACGCGTGTGGGCAGATCGATATAGTGCGGCACAAGTTGAATGAAATCACACGGAAGAACATTGAGCAAGGTGTTACCAAAAGTATCATAAAGGCGTTGATCGTTCGTCATcagaaaattatcttattctCAAACAACATCGAGAGCCTTTTTTCAAACATTGCGCTGATACAATTTGCCTTAAACACTTTGGTTATCTGTTGTCTAGGATTTATCATTGTGATTGTGAGTATTCtgcagtaataaattaatttttctttcaatgtaCAAGTTTATATCAAAACTTTTAGTCACTTGGTGTCCCAGACGGCTCGACAATCTTAGTAAAATCtgcattattttacattgcgATCTGCTCagaatcatttatattttgtttcctCGGGGAATATCTTAGCACAAAAGTTAGTATGCAATAAACGCTATAACATTTAAGTGTACCAAATACTATTCtacaatgaaaatttattacgttaCACAGCAGAATGATTGGTGATGCGGCGTATGAATCACTTTGGTACGAATCAAACCCATATCAGAatcgagagattttttttatgattgtgAGATCGCAGAAGAGCTTGAAACTCACGGCGGAAAAGTTTGTGGATCTTACTTTGCGGCAATTTGCCAATGTAAGAGATTTATtcagataataaaatagattattaaaaatccatagatattttgttatacatgTTGTTGTGCGTGTCTTGTCATGATTGATATTTTGACAACCAGTGACGTTCTCCGGTCATGCTGCatgatatttgtatatgtcGACTGTAATTGCTCATATGTATCATATTGTAGATCGTGAAAGCATCAGCGTCATATGTATCACTGTTACATGCGATGTATTGAAATACATCGCGCATGACGCGCCGTTAACGGTCTCGCGTGCAGAGGGATATATGTAGTACTCTTTTACTACTGCCAGTCCGTTTGCACGAttaacaattttcttattcAGAGAGACTCGACGGGCTTTCACATCAAGCGTACGCGTGTAGATGAGCAGGAGTGTCGTTTACCAAAGCATCGATTCTTCTGACAGCTTTACTTAGCTCGCAGTGATAAGTAGAGagttataaatacaatattgttCCTCCCGATCAATTAGTATTTtgcctataaaatatttgcttgataatgatatattttgtttggtgaaaattaaaataaaagtatttaatttagtcATCTAAggtattatttaatcttacaagattctaaaattagttcttgatatagatatatttatacatacacgtaatataagaaatattgtaaaaaatgattgtgtatacatattttatttcctttttttcatatatatatatatatatatatattacataatcaaattaatcacgtaataagatgaaaaaattattgttactacatatctatttattaatgtatttttcttagatatttgtaatttaatttttcaagctTACGATTAAAGATGCAGCGTGAAGAAGGTTACATAAAAACAGGGTTAcctacattatataatatattatataatacttgccTTGCAATTATGAGGAGAAATTGCTCGTGGATTCTTCGTGTACTGCAGCCTGCAGCGTAAAATAGTTTGATCCAGGCATGTAACCGCCTACAGCACCAACTGTGACCAGTTTTTCCATCGCAAGAAACTCTTGCGATACGTCGTATTTGTCTTTTTTCCCTCCCCCAACAGCAAAACTTTTCAACATCGTTGTCCGTGGAAACTGAGTTTCTCCTTGCAATCCAtgcttattgtattttaaaggGAGCGTGTAATTGCATCGCGATCGGAAGAATCGAGGAAATGAGGGGAAGCCCCATTTTCGTGGTTCATAATATTCATACTACAGTTTTTTTCcgacagaaatatatatttaacaagtaATAATTGAGTCAGTGGTCAATGACACGCGCGGTTTGGTCGTTGACGCGCAGGTAGACTTTAtcgtttgataaaattattcatgagTACAATAAAGTAACGCAATTTTTTCAGaggacataaaatatttaaaaattcttttcaattgGTGTACCGGGCAACTTAATAATATTGGTAAAATCCGTGTCTCTTATAAGTAGAAAGCTTTTCCTACACatatgtttttgtaaaatattaatatataattaatattaaaatatattatattaaattaatattaaaatatattaaaatatattatataatgattaatattaatatgtaatatatatattaatatataattaatattaaatttaaattttgcaagttTGTGATTATATAAGGACACAATGTTATGCAATACCTGTCTTGTATTGTTCACATCTCGCTTCGAAAAAGCCGAACAAACTATATTTTTCGTTGTCACATGTTCTTGTCCTGCAACGGTAACTGTCCGATCTTTTTCgtaatcatatatgtatagcacCAACTGTGATCTTCACACTGTCTCTTTGTTACAAATTGCAGCGATGTCACCGTCTTTCTTCTGCCTTACGATCTTCCACAATATATTCTCCAATGAAACTTTTCATTCACCTCTCGGTGAGCATTTCGTGGAAGCTGCGATCCTTCTTATTTTGTCTgtgttgcatttttaaatggaGCGTATAATTGCATCGTGGTTAATAATTCAaggaagaaaaacattttcgatatccatttttatcattcatgAAATTATAGTCTTttgtatgttaaaatatatatttgacaaataatgattatgaTTTAAGGTTCTGTTTAATCTGTAAACAGCTTCTAATATTAGAGCACTTTGATGAATTGTATCGCGATCGATCTTCGAAACAGTTTTTTTGTTATCTTCTAAAGGAAATATCTGAGCAACCACGAAGTTGCGAAATATACTGAGCACAGAATTAAGTCCAGCGATACAAGTACACGTCAGATCGCGTATATACCTATAATAGAttcgaaattataatataatatgatttaaaatttttacataatttttatactgtattTTCTTGATTTATATCAACTGCGACAAtgctttgtataattttatcagtcaatatttcttcaaataatCCGTTATAGTTTGCTGGGCGAAATTGAAACGATCATGATTAACGATTGGAAGAAGAACAAAGCTTCAGATAATTACACGACCAGAATAGCCTACATACATAATCGTCTTACTAACTTTATAATCGTCTTGAGCTCGTGCTTTTTTACGCGACAGGTACTTTATTGCGGAAAAAAGTGATAATCAAACCGACATTCGAGCTCATCCTCAAAATGGAGTTACCATTTGCGATTGAAAGCATATTGGTATATGTGGCTGTTTTCCTTATACAGTTTATTCATCAGACGAGTGCGGCTAGTACGGCCGGTGTTTTGAACTCCTTGTTGATAACATTTGATAAGTGCATTTTCTCGTGGAAATGTCACTGTTTctgaaaatgatttaaaaatatcagtaCAGCATGTGTGttgtcaagaaaaaaaaatttaaaagcataACAAatcttagaaatttattaataaatagtagataaaaattaaaactatatcaaatattattttgtttatcgggaaaaaaataattaaacataaaactgAGATGACAGAAGACTATAATATATCCAGTTCCTTTCTctgaaattattagaaatatgtaaGAGAAAAGAcaatacgatttaataatttaacatatcaaaaagagatatctactattaaatatacaatatgctGAAATGAATTAACTATATTTCGTGATGTTTAGATTCTCTTTCGTGGGTGGACGGATTGACATAGTGTGAGAGAAATTGTAAAATCACGCGAAAAGACATCGAGCGAGATGCGAGTAACAGCATCGTAAAAACGTTGATCGTCCGACATCAAAGAATTATATCGTTCTCCAAGTATATCGAGGCAATATTCTCGAACATCGCGCTAATACAATTCGTATCGAATTCTCTGATTATCTGCTGCCTAGCATGAAGTGACATAATCTTTTCGGGAGGCaaggtatttttaaaaatttcagtcTATCGGTCCCAGGCGAATCGTCAGATTAGTGAAATCCGtgctattttacattcttatcAATTTGGAAGTATTTATAACTTTGTTTAGTGGAAAACATCTCAGTACGAAAgtcagtatatattattttgaaaaaaatatagataaatcgAACACCACGTATATTGTGCTATAAGTGAGAAAAATTTACTGTAATATTATAGAGTGAAATGATCGGCGGCGCAGCATACGAATCACTTTGGTACGAATTAAACCCGAATCAGAATCGAGATATCTTTATCATGATTCTAAGGTCCCGCAGAAGCATTTGACGCTCATGGTCAAAAAGATCATGGACCTTTCCTAGAAGAAATTTGCtaacgtaaaattttaatgtgataataaaaataatgaaaaaaaataaaggcaTATGTTATTTGTGCGTAAAAGGTGAACGTAAATGAACCAAATGACATTTTCCAGTCACTTAGTCGTGgcatgatatatgtatatacacacgtatGACGATAGTAATTGCTCCTGTCATGTTATAGATCGTGAAAGCTTCGGCGTCATACATGTTggtgctacacgcgatgtatTGGAGCCCGTACATTATATCTTCGCGTGCAAAAGGAAGTAGTACTTTTACTACTGCCAACCGTTTACACGGTTAGCAATTTTCGTAgttagagatatatataaatgagcaATAATCGTTTACTAAAACACATCAAGTTTCTACAAAACAAATTGCTTAATTTTCTGAATCGAAATGTATTTtgataagatcaaaattaaaatatttaattaacgattAAATTTAGTCTCATGTCAAAGaatgttttactttaaaaaataaaaattgtctaagaagaattttaaaaaataataagaaaaatatataaatatataagtacataccatacatatatgtagaaaaaatattatacaaaactaattttacatattgtcTGTATTCTTCTCTTCTagtttatattaagtattacATTAAAACGACGAAAAAACGTTccaaaaaaacattttctattgTGAAATTTTCAAGTACAATTTTCAGtacaaaattatagttttattttttttgcattatacagcaaacacatatatttaacaaaaaatgtttgaatcgTGTTAAGTAATACGCAGCTGTATTCGGTTGTTGCCCCGAAAAGATTTTcgtttttaatagaaaagctgttcgctaaaataattaatcttccAAGTTTCTAAATGACTTTTAAGAAAAAGCTGCGCCAAGTTCAGATAGATAATTAGATTCAACTTTTGACATTTACGATATTTAGTCATGCGTATTATCCATCGTactatttgaattataatgcCGAGTACAGCACGGGTCTTTCACTACGTGGTATGGTGAACGTTGACATTgcatttttaatgcaaatgaCAGCGAGCGAGCAATGCGTACATACAGGACAAAATGCATTGACGTCTTCACGTGGCTGTTTTTTGCAATCGCTATAATCATTGGAGAAATATCGGcttatttttttcgcgattTCCAAGATGGAAATAATTACGCGACAGAAATACGTAATGAACGATCTTTACTGGTCGGTTGTAGCAGAGTGGGAGTTACTCGAGTGGTTATGCACAGAAAATTTTACAGTCTCGCTCAGACCTCTCGACCTGCTATATTCCCCCCATTAATGGTCATGCTGCGACCGGAGTTTtgaggttaggttaggttcctCTTCTAACTGATGACCTTATAAGATTTTAGTTTCAGTGCAAATTACTTAAGTTACGTCGTAACAACTGTACGGAGCAGATAATCCCGGGCTAACGCGAGTCGTGTTTCCTTCTGTATTATAGTCTTATCCGTATAATATACACTGATAAGAGAGAGGAAACTAAGTTAAGATTAGTGCTATCGTGTCGTAAGTCTGACTTATTCCGGTTCGATGAATAACGAGATTGGCTCGATGAGTACCGTGTGTCATTCTGTGGAATTCGGTTTGCGCGCAATCGGCCTATGGCCGGACACGTCGTACGCAATTTTGCGTCAAATCTTGTGCATATCCTCGACGGCAGTGTTTCAGATTTTTCAGTATAAATTCTTGATCATGCATTTCGAAGAAGATGTTTTTATCCTGATGGAAGCATTGAGTAATACTGTGGCTTACAGTCTTCTATCTGTCAAGCTGGTAGTTTTCGTGTTCAATACTCAGTAAGCTTTCTCGCAGCTATTGTAAGTATAGTGAGATTTGCAAAACGGGCAAACCTGGAACCTTTATATCGTAGATCTAAAATgttgtaaattgtaaaagtaTAACTTCTTCCCTTCTAATAcgtatacattttacattttacttcGATTCGTAATGATATTTCACAAAGCAATTCATGTTGTCACTTTATATATGgccgtttattttttaaaatattacagtcTGTTGAGTGAAATCCTAGCGCACATGGCCGAGAACTGGAAGAGACGCGACGTCTCCAAAAAATGAACAATGACTAGAATAGCTTACATCTCTCGTCAATTCTCCAACTTAATAATAACCATGTACGCGATAAGGGTATTTCTCTACGCTACCAGTACTgtgcttaaaatatataatagtagcAATCAGACAGATACTCGAGAGCTCATTTTTAAGATGGAATTGCCTTTTGAAATCAAGAGCACATCAGTGCATATCGCTGTTTTGTTTATACAGTTTGTTCATAACACGGGCGCGGCTAGTTGCGACGGCGTATTAAACTCTTTGCTGATAACACTAGTAAgtcttgtttttaatttaccaatgtttttataaaggAAGATAGCTACGATGTGACAGCATCGAGAAAAATCTTAAGCTAGatcaaataacaataaatattaataaataatgcattttttcttttttaattcgaaaaataaaataatatatcaagcTATACAGCAAACTTTCATGCTTCTTATATGGGGTGTAAAATTGAAGCGCATATCGTGACATTTAGGTGCTTCACGTGTGTGGGCAGATCGATATAGTGCGACAAAAGTTGAATGAAATTACACGGAAGAATATTGAGCAGGGTGTTACCGAAAGTATTATAAAGGCGTTGATCATCCGTCATCAGAAGATTATCTTGTTCTCCAACAATATCGAAAGCCTTTTCTCAAGCATTGCATTGATACAATTTGCTTCAAACACTTTGGTTATCTGTTGTATAGGATTTATCATTGTTGTTGTGAGTattctacaataaaaaattatttcttctttcagtgtataacatatatatttaaaatttttagtcaATCGGTATCCCGGGCGGATCGACACTGGTAGCAAAATTCGCGTTATTTTACATTGCCATGTGCACAGaggtatttatattttgtttcgtCGGAGAGTATCTTAGCACGAAAGTTAGTATGCAATAAGCGCTATAATAAAGCGTACCGAATATTGTTCTTGCTctacaaagaaattttattacgtttcGTTACAGAGCAGAATATACCGTGATGCGGCGTATGAATCGCTTTGGTATGAATCAAACCCGAACCAGAATCGAGATGTCTTTCTAATGATTGTAAGATCACAGAAGAGCTTGAAATTCACGGCAGGAAAGTTTTTGGATCTTTCTTTGCAGCAATTTACCAACGTAAGAAAAATCAGATAATAAAATTGGTTATGAAAatctatagatattttttatacatgttattGTGCGTGTCTTGTTATGATTGATATTTTGACATTCAGTGACGTTCTCCGGTCATGCTGCatgatatttgtatatgtcGACTGTAATTGCCCATACGTATCATGTTGTAGATCGTGAAAGCATCAGCCTCATATGTGTCGCTGTTACACGCGATGTATTGAACTGTATCGCGCATTACGCTCCGTTAACGGTCTCGCGTGCAGAAGGATATAGTACTCTTTTACTACTGTCAGCCCGTTTGCACGATTAACAATTTTCCTATTCAAAGAGACTCGACGGGATTTCACATCAAGCGTACGCGTGTAGATGAGCAAGAGTGTCGTTTACCAAAGCATCGATTCTTCTGACAGCTTTACTTAACTCGCAGTCATAAGTAGAGAgctataaatacaatattgttCCCCCCGATCAATTCATATTTtacctataaaatatttgcttaataatgGTATATTTTGCttgataaacattaaaataaaagcatctaatttattcatctaaagtattatttaatcttacaaGATTCCAGAATTAGTTTTTTcttgatatagatatatttatacatacacgtaatataaaaaatattgtaaaaaatagttaagTATACACCATACTTCCTTCTCTTCGTATATtacataatcaaattaatcacgCAATGAGAAGAACAATTATTGTgactacatatttatatatttcttttttctagatattttttatttaatttttcaagctTACGATTAAAAATGTAGCGTGAGAAGAAGGTTACGCAAAGACAGACTTGCACACAGTATTATATGATACTTGCCttgcaattataaaaagagattgcTCCTG from Anoplolepis gracilipes chromosome 6, ASM4749672v1, whole genome shotgun sequence harbors:
- the LOC140667017 gene encoding odorant receptor Or2-like gives rise to the protein MKNNIGSMNTVCHSVEFGLRAIGVWPGTSYAILRRFLSIFSMALFQTFQYQHLIAHFGEESLPLLMDVLSATLTYSLLLVKLIILAFNARLLGEIVTVIIDDWKEHEVSDNYTMTRIAYISSRLSNFIIVSSAMSVLFYATGTLLRQKTDNQTDTRELILKMELPFAIESTSVYVAVLVIQFIHQTSAASMAGVLNSLLITLVLHVGGQIDIMRERLSKITRKNIERDANDSIVKTLIVRHQRIISFSKNIETLFSNIALIQFVSNTLVICCLGFIIAISIGVPGGSSVLVKSVLFYILISLEAFILCFVGEHLSTKSEMIGDAAYESLWYELSSNQNRDIFIMILRSQKQLTLTVGKIMDLSLKQFASIVKASASYMSVLHAMY
- the LOC140666951 gene encoding odorant receptor 4-like, with product MSNKMGSMSTVCHSVQFGLRIIGLWPDTSYTILRQILCISSMEAVFQFFQYKYLIMHFEEDLFILMEALSNTVAYSLLSVKLVVFAFNTHLLNEILAHMAEDWKGRDVSEEYTMTRIADVSRQFSNLIMSMYAITVFLYATSTVFKFKSDNQTDSRELILKMELPFEIKNTSVYIAVLLIQFVHNTSAVSCEGMFNSLIITVMLHACGQIDIVRHKLNEITRKNIEQGVTKSIIKALIVRHQKIILFSNNIESLFSNIALIQFALNTLVICCLGFIIVISLGVPDGSTILVKSALFYIAICSESFIFCFLGEYLSTKSRMIGDAAYESLWYESNPYQNREIFFMIVRSQKSLKLTAEKFVDLTLRQFANIVKASASYVSLLHAMY